Below is a genomic region from Mycolicibacter hiberniae.
AGCCAGACGGCGGCCTGGTGCAAGGTCTCGCCGACTTCCCGGTCGGCCATTCCGGCGGAGGCCCGTGCCAGCGTTCCCTCGATCACGATGGCCAGTTTGAACCCGGCCATCACCGTGTACCACCCGATCTGCGACAGATCGCGGGAGCTGCCCGCGGCGTAGCGCTGAATCAGATCAGCGGTGGAGGCCAGCCCATCCATGCCCGTCAGCGTGTGGCTGAACACGCTCGACCCGTCGTCTTGGCGCCAGGTGGCCAGCAACCAGCCCAGGTCCAGCAGCGGGTCCCCGATGGTCGACATCTCCCAGTCCACGATCGCCGCCACTTCCGGTCCGGTGGGCGAGAACATCACGTTGGCAGCGTGATAGTCGCCGTGCAGGATTCCCGGTTGCCACGATGTCGGCACGTTGCGCTGCAGCCAGGCGGCGACCTCGTGCAACCCCGGCAGGTCCGGCCCCGGATAGTTCTCGAACTGCCCGTAGGAGTCCAGCTCGGCCAGCCAACGCGGAACCTGGCGTTCCAGGAAGCCGTCCGGCTTTCCGTAATCCGCCAACCCCACCGCGACATGGTCGACGGCGCCGAGCTTGGCCAGCGCGTCGGCCATCGACAGCCCCATCCCATACCGGACCGTCGGATCACCGGCGTGCAGGGCCGGCAGGTCGCCGCTGGCGTTGAACCCGTCGACGGGCTCCATCAGATAGAACACGGCGTCGCCGAGCACCGCCGCGTCGTCGCAGACGGCGATCAGGCCCGGGTGCGGCACATCGGTACCGGCCAGCGCGGCCAGCAGCCGGGTCTCGCGCAGCATCACCGCGTTGCTCCGTGGCCGCAGGTGCCGCGGACCGCGCCGCAGGACGTAGCTGCGACCGGCCCGGGTGAACCGCAGCATGACGTTCTGGGTGCCACCGGACAGCTCGGTGACGTCGTCCAGCGGGCCCTCGCCCAGGCCCTGAGCGGACATCCACGCCGCCACCGCTTCAAGGTTCACGGGGGGAAACCTACCCCCCGCCGCAGCGCGCTTGCGTGGAATTGCCGACCCGCGTCAGCTTTTCGGCCGCGCCTGCTGGGAGATCGTCTGCACCCGGATCGAGTCGTCGCCGAACACGAAGGTGTCCACCCCGTCGACTTCGAATGCCGCGGCCGCCAGCGACCATTCCAGCAGCAGCACATCGCCGCTGTAGGTCTGCGACTTGATCTCGAACTCGGCGTCGGCCAGTGCTGCCGACAGCTGGCTGAACGCGGCCCGGATTTCACCTCGGCCCCGCGCCACGCCGGCGGCGGTGATCAGCTCCGAGTCGTCGCTGTAGTCGACCAGCAGCTCGTCGACGTCGCCGGCGAGCAGGGCCTTGAGGTGGTGGTCGAAGATCTCTTGCGGTGAACGTGCCATCGGAAGAACATATCCGCGCGACCGACATACTGGAAGGCGATGACGGCGCCACGGGGATCGGTCGAGCGGGTGGTGATGGCGCGCGCCGACGGAAAGCCCATCACCGTGCTGGTGGTCGACGACGAGACGGTGCTGGCCGAGATGGTGTCGATGGCGCTGCGCTACGAGGGCTGGACCACCGTGACCGCCGGTGACGGCGCCTCGGCGATAGCCGCGGCGAAAGCCGAGCGTCCCGATGTCGTGGTGCTCGACGTGATGCTGCCCGACATGAGCGGGCTGGACGTGCTGCACCGGCTGCGGGACATCAACCCGCGGCTGCCGGTGCTGTTCCTGACGGCCAAGGACGGCCTGGAGGACCGCCTCGCGGGGCTGACCGCAGGCGGCGACGACTACGTCACCAAGCCGTTCAGCATCGAAGAGGTGGTGCTGCGGCTGCGGGCGCTGCTGCGCCGGTCCGGGGTGAGCACCGCCGAGGCCGGCGCTCAGATCGTGGTCGGGGACCTGGTGCTCGACGAGGACTCCCACGAGGTGACCCGCGGCGGTGACCCGATCACGCTGACGTCCACCGAGTTCGAGCTGCTGCGGTATCTGATGCACAACGCCAGACGGGTGCTGTCCAAGGCGCAGATATTGGACCGGGTGTGGGGCTATGACTTCGGTGGCCGGGCCAATATCGTCGAGCTCTACATCTCCTACCTGCGGAAGAAAATCGACAACGGTCGAGAACCGATGATCCACACGCTGCGCGGCGCCGGCTATGTGCTCAAGCCGGCTGGGTAAATCGCCGCACGCCGGCACCGGGCGAAACTGGTCGCTGCGGGCGCGGCTGCTGGTCAGTCAGATCGTCCTGCTGACCGTGGCCTGCCTGGGGATCGGCGCGGTCACCGAACTGGCCCTGTACCAGTTCTTGGTCAGTCAGCTCGATCACCAGCTCCAAGACGCCTCGCATCGCTCGGCGCGGCTGCACGGTCATCCGCTGGCCGCGCACCGGCATCACCGGCCCCGTCCGGGTCCCGGCCCGGACTTCCTGGACGCGCCCGGGCAGCCGGCGGGCATGGTCGGTGCGGTGGTGGATCCCGGCGGCCCGACCGCAGAAGGTCCCGATGTGCAGGCCGGCTATCTGAGTACCTCCGGCCAGCGCGAGCAGCTGAGTCCGTCGGCCGCAGCGCAATTGAGCGAGGTGACTGCGGGCGCCCCGGCGGTGACGCGCCGCCTCGAGGGGATCGGCCGCTACCGCGTGGTGGCGACCACCGCCCGTCGCGGTGACGATGTGGTGGTCACCGGGCTGCCGCTGGCGGCGGTGGAGGACACCATGGTCCGGGTGCTGCTGATCTTCGGGCTGGTAACCCTGGTTGCGGTGGCCGCGGTGGCCGCGGCCGCAGGCGTGGTCACCCGGCGCGCGCTGGCGCCGCTGCGCCGCGTCGCGCAGACCGCGGGCGAAGTAGCCGGCCTGCCCCTGGACCGCGGTGAGGTGACGCTGCCGGTGCGCGTCGCCGAATCCGACGCCAACCCCCGCACCGAGGTCGGGCAACTGGGCGCCGCGGTCAACCGGATGCTCGATCACATGGCCGCGGCACTGGCGACCCGGCAGGCCAGTGAGACCCGGGTGCGTCAGTTCGTCGCCGACGCCAGTCATGAGCTGCGCACGCCACTGACCGCGATCCGCGGTTATACCGAACTGGCGCAGCGTATTCCCGTCTCGGACGGTGCGGACTCCGCAGCGCTGTCGCACGCGCTGAGCCGGGTGCAGTCCGAGACCGAGCGGATGACCCAACTGGTCGAAGATCTGCTGCTGCTGGCGCGGCTGGACTCCGGCCGCCCCTTGGAGCACGAGCCGGTGGACCTGTCGCGGCTGGCGGTCGACACGGTCAGCGATGCCCACGTCGGCGGCCCGGAGCACCACTGGCGCCTCGAGCTGCCCGACGAGCCGGTGATCGTGCCCGGCGACGCCGCCCGGTTGCACCAGGTGGTGGCCAACCTGCTCACCAACGCCGCCGTCCACACCGGTCCGGGCACCATGGTCACGCTGCGGCTGGGCGTCGACGGCCGGGAGGCGGTGCTCAGCGTCACCGACGACGGCCCCGGCATCCAGGCGCAGTTCGCGGCGGAGATCTTCCAGCGGTTCGCCCGCGGAGACACCTCACGGTCCCGCACCGGGGGCAGCACCGGCCTGGGGTTGGCGATCGCCTCGGCGGTGGTCCGGGCGCACCGCGGGAGCATCGCCGTCAGCAGTGCACCGGGCCGCACCGTGTTCACCGTGCGCCTGCCCCGCTAGCACATCCCGGGTTTGCGCCCGGCCCCAGGCGGGTAGGCGATCGGGATGAATCCCGAACTGCCGCCCGAACCGGGCCGGCCGGACGAGCCACCGGAGCGCTTGGCGCCCGCGGAGACACCGGAACGCCTGGCGCCCGCCGAAGTGCCGGAACGGCTGGTCCCCGAAGACCCGCCGGAGGACTCCGCGCAGGCGGTGACCGATGCGCGCTGAAGAAGGCGACGAATCGATCCGCGACTACGCCCGCGAGGCACGCGAGACCCGGGACCGGGTCGCCCGCCCCTCGTGGCCGGCGCGGCTGCGCCACGCATTGACCGCGTTTCGGCGCCGCCGCTGACGCCTGCGGCCCGGCCCGCGGTGGCAAGCTGTGCGCCATGGACAACCAGCCGGTCAGCGCGTCGATCGAGGCCGCCCACGCGCAGCTGCGCGCCACCCTGCCCTTCGATGACACCGCCGATTTCGCCGATGCCGACCGCGGGTTCATCGCCGCCCTGACGCCCTGCGTCATCACCGCCGCCGACGGCCGGGTGGTCTGGGACAACGACAGTTACGACTTTCTCGCCGGCGATCCGCCCACATCGGTGCATCCCTCGCTGTGGCGACAATCCCAACTGGCCGCCAAGCAGGGTCTCTACGAAGTGGTCGAGGGCATCTACCAGGTGCGCGGCTTGGACATCTCCAACATCACCTTCGTCGAGGGCGACCACGGGGTCATCGTCATCGACCCGCTGATCTCCACCGAGGTCGCCGCCGCGGCACTGGCCCTCTACCGCGCGCACCGCGGCGGTGACCGGCCCGTCACCGCGGTCATCTACACGCACAGCCACATCGATCACTTCGGCGGCGTGCTGGGCGTGACGTCCCAGGTCGACGTCGACGCCGGCCGGGTGGCCGTGGTCGCGCCGGAGGGCTTCATCGAACACGCGGTGGCCGAAAACGTCTACGCCGGCACCGCGATGCTGCGCCGGGCCGGCTACATGTACGGCACCGTGCTGGCGCGGGGCCCGCGCGGGCAGGTCGGCTGCGGACTGGGGCAGAACACCTCGACCGGGGAAGTGTCGGTCATCGTCCCGACCGTCAGCATCTCCCATACCGGCCAAACACTGGACATCGACGGAGTGCGGATCGAATTCCAGATGGCGCCGGGAACCGAGGCGCCGGCGGAGATGCACTTCTACTTCCCGCAGTTCCGGGCGCTGTGCATGGCCGAGAACGCCACCCACAATCAGCACAACCTGCTCACACTGCGCGGCGCGCTGGTGCGCGACCCGCGGGCCTGGGCGGGCTATCTCACCGAGGCCATCGACACCTTCGCCGGGCGGTCCGATGTGGTGTTCGCCTCGCACCACTGGCCGACGTGGGGAACCGAGCGGATCGCGCAATACCTGGGGCTGCAGCGCGATCTGTACGCCTACCTGCATGACCAGACATTGCGCCTGCTCAACCGCGGTTTCACCGGAGCCGAGATTGCCGAGGAGTTCGCGCTGCCGCCCGCCCTGGACAACGCGTGGCACGCCCGTGGCTACTACGGGTCGGTGAGCCACAACGTCAAAGCCGTCTATCAGCGGTACCTGGGCTGGTTCGACGGCAACCCCGCCCGGCTGTGGCCGCACCCGCCCGAAGCCCTGGGCCCGCGCTATACGGCGGCTATGGGCGGGCTGGACCGGGTGGTCGAACTGGCCGCGGCCGCCTTCGAAGACGGTGATTTCCGGTGGGCGGCAACACTGCTCGATCATGCGATGTTCACCGACTCCGATCACGCCGGGGCGCGGGCGCTCTACGCCGACACGCTCGAACAGCTGGCCTTCGGCTCGGAGAACGCGACCTGGCGCAACTTCTTCCTGTCCGGGGCCACCGAACTGCGGACCGGCACCTTCGGGACTGCCGGCAACGTCACCTCGGCGGCGCTGCTCGCCCAGCTGAGCCCCGAGCAACTCTTCGAGAGCCTGGCGATCCGGGTCAATGGGCCGCGGGCCTGGGACCTGGAGCTGGCCCTGGATGTCGTGTTCGCCGACACCGGTGTCAACTACCGGCTCACCCTGTGCAACGGCGTGCTGGTGCACCGCAAGACGCCCGCGGACCCGGGCAGTGCGGATCTGACCGTCACGGCGGCCGACAAGTCGGCACTGCTGATGGCGCTGGTGGGCGCCGGGACTGTGGAGTTCTCCGGCGACCCCACCGCGTGGACCACCCTGCGCGACGTGCTCGAGCACCCTGACCCGAACTTCAACATCGTCACCCCGTGATGCCGGGCGTAACCGGCCCCTTAGGGTGGCAGGCGTGCAGTTGCTGCTGATCCGCCATGCGCTCCCGCTGCGCAGCGAGTATGGCCAGGGCTCAGACCCGGAGCTGTCCGAGACCGGATTCGCCCAAGCCCAGCGCCTGCCGGATGCGTTGGCTCGCTTCCCGATCACCCGCCTGGTCAGCAGCCCGCAGCGCCGGGCGATCCAGACCGCCGAGCCGCTCGCGGAGCAGCTCGGTCTCGGTATCGACATCGATGAGCGGTTCGCCGAATACGACCGGGAACTGGCCGGCTACCTACCGATCGAACAACTGCGCACCGAGCGGCCCCAGGACTGGGCGCGCATGGCCCAGGGGCATCTGCCCGCCGGTGTCGACGAGGCCGCGTTCTGCGCGCGGGTCGCCGCCGCCCTCGCCGATGTGGCCGCCGGCGCGGCACCAGACGACACCATCGCGGTATTCAGTCACGGCGGTGTGATCAACGTGGTGCTGCACCAGATTCTGGGCACCCAGCGGCTGCTGTCGTTTCCCATCGACTACGTGTCGGTCACCCGGCTGCTGTACTCCCGGTCGGGTCAGGCCGCGGTGGCGTCGACGAACTGCACCGAGCACGTGTGGGACCTGCTGCCGCGCAACCAGGCCCGGTTGCCCGGCGGCCAGCACGCCGCGGGCTGAGCGGCGGGTTACCGCTGAGCCGCGATGTTGCGCTTGGCGGCGCGCCGCAGCTGGAAGATCCGCGCGGTGCCGACCAGGGCGGTCAGCAGGCCGCCGCTGATCGCGGCCAGCAGGATCGCCACCCCCTTCGGCAGATTCCAGGTCCAGGCGAAAAATGCCAGGTCCACCGGTCCGGTGTTTTGCATGATGAATACCAGTAACACGATCAGGACCAGGAACCCGGCGATCAGCGCGCTCCACAGCGCACCGGCTCGGGTGAACGGCATCGACGCCGGCGGCGGCGGCGGTGTACTGGGGTGGCCCTGCGGGTCGACGGGCATTGTCGAGTCGCTGCTCATAAAGACATCTTGCCGGTTGGGCGCCCGAAATGGATCGGATCTCGCGGGTTTGCGCACCGGGGGCCGGTTTGCGCACCGGGGGCCGGTCTGCGGACCGGGGCCCGGTCCCTTACGGTGGGCTGATGAGCGCAGCCCCCTCTGGCCCGTGGCCAGCGATTTTGACCTGGCGGGCGCCCGACGCCCCCCGGATGGAGTCGGTGCGGGTGCAGCTGTCGGGAAACCGGATCAGGGCCAATGGCCGGATCGTGGCCGGAGCCACCACCGAGCACCCGGCGTTCGGTGTCTACTACGACCTGCACACCGATGAGTCCGGCGCCACCAAACGGCTGGGACTGACCGTCACGCTCGCCGAACGGGAACGTCAGCTGGTGATCGCCCGCGACGAGGAGAACATGTGGCTCATCACCGATGCCCGGGGACAGTCCCGCGCCGGGTATGACGGAGCCCTGGACGTCGACATGCTGTTCAGCCCGTTCTTCAACACCCTGCCGATCCGGCGGGCCCGGCTGCACGAGCGGGCGGCGGCGATCACCTTGCCCACGCTGTACCTGAACCTGCCCGAGATGTCCGTGGTGGCGGCGACCGCCACCTACAGCAGTGTCGGCACCGGGCCCGGGATCAAGGTGATCACCCCGGGAACCGACGCGCGCGGCACCATCGTGACCGTCGACTCAGAGGGGTTCGTCATCGACTATCCCGGGTTGGCAACGCGGATCTGATCACCCCGCCGGCCCGGCCCGCGGCGGCCAGCTCCCGGCGCCAGTCCTCGGCTCCGACGACCACCGTGACGATCTCAGTGCGCGGGAAGCTGTCGTAGCGGGTGCGCGCGGCATGTCCCTTGTTGACCAGTTCGGCCACCGAATCCGACGCCGACAGGGAGTCGCGCGCATCCGACAGCAGCGCGATGGCGCGGTCCAGCGCCGGCAGCAGTCGTCGCCAGTTGGCCTCGCACATCGCCCGGACCAGGTCCGGTGCCGTCCCGGCGACCCGGGTGCCGTCCCGGAACGATCCGGCGGCCAGCGCGAACGCCAACGGGACGTCGGCTGCGGTGACGGCCAGTGCCTCGGCCAGCAGATGCGGCAGATGGGAGATGGCGGCCGCGGCCGCGTCGTGCTCCTCCGAGCGTGCGGGCACCGCCACCGAACCGCAGTCCAGAATCAGGTCCAGCACCGTGGTGAACACCGCCGGATCCACATGGTCGTCGACGCTGATCACCCACGGTGCGCCCTTGAACAGATCTGCGTGCCCGGCCGGCCAGCCGGAGTGGGCGGTCCCGGCCATCGGGTGACCGCCGACGAAACGGGCTTGCAGCCCGGCGGCGGCGATCTCGTCGAGCACCGGGTTCTTGACGCTGGTGACATCGGTCAGGGGGCAGTCGGGGGCGAGCCGGGCGATGGGGCCGAGCAGCATCTGCAGCGCCGGTACCGGTACCGCGATCACGATCAGCGCATCGGTGTCAGCGGCGCGCGTCAGGGCCCTGTCCAGCTCGGTGGTGGCGTCGAAGCCGTCGGCTGTCGCGGCGTTCACCCCGTCTGCCGACCGGTTGTAGCCGAACGCGGTGCGGCCCGCCGCGGCGGCCGCGCGCAACACCGAGCCGCCGATCAGACCGAGCCCCAAGACACACACCGGAGTTTTCACTGTGCTTACCGCCACGTGTCCAGGTTGGCACACGCTGGTCAAGGGCGTGGACGGCGACTACCGTAGGCGCCCATGGAAGCACAGGGTCCGTCCACGCAGGACCGTCCAGCCGACACGCTGGACGGTTTCGGGATGGCCGTTGTGCGGGAAGACGGCCGGTGGCGTTGCACGTCGATGCGCGCCGCCGCGTTGACCAGTTTGGCCGGGGCGGAGACGGAGCTGCGCGAGTTGCGAAGCTCGGGCGCGGTGTTCGGTCTGATCAACGTGGACCACGAATTCTTCGTGATCGTGCGCCCGGGTCCGGCCGGTACCCGGCTGCTGCTCTCGGATGCCACGGCCGCCTTGGACTATGACCTGGCCGACGAGGTGCTCGAGGCGATCGACGCCGATATCGACACCGCCGACCTGGAGGATGCCGACCCGTTCGAGGAGGGCGACCTGGGGGTGCTCGCCGACATCGGGCTGCCCGCCGCGGTGCTCAGCGTCATCCTGGACGAGGCCGACCTGGCAATCGAGGAGCAGCTGCACCGGATCGCCAGCGAGATGGGGTTCGACGACGAGCTCAGCGCGGCACTGCCGCGGCGCCGTCGGTGACCGGCTCGCCCAGCGACGAGGATCTGATCCGCGCGGCCCTGGTGGCTGCCGGGCAGGCCGGGCCCCGTGACGTTCCGGTGGGAGCGGTGGTGGTGGGCGCCGACGGCACCGTGCTCGCCCAGGCGGCCAACGCCAGAGAAGCGCTGGCAGACCCCACCGCGCACGCCGAAATGCTGGCGATCCGCGCAGCGGCCGCCGTGCTGGGCGACGGTTGGCGGCTGACCGGCGCCACCCTGGCCGTCACGCTGGAGCCGTGCACCATGTGCGCCGGCGCACTGGTGGCCGCGCGGGTGGCCCGGCTGGTGTTCGGGGCGTTCGAACCCAAGACCGGCGCGGTCGGCTCGCTGTGGGACGTGGCGCGTGATCGCCGGCTCAACCACCGGCCCCAAGTGCGCGGCGGGGTGCTGGCCGCGGAGTGCGCTGCACCACTGGAAGCGTTCTTCGCCCGGCAGCGATTGGGCTGAGAGCCCCTTTGTTGGGTACGCTGTCCCGCGGTGGCGTGTCCGAGCGGCCTAAGGAGCACGCCTCGAAAGCGTGTGTGGGGTAACCCCCCACCGAGGGTTCAAATCCCTCCGCCACCGCCACGTGATGAATCACATCGGTCACGGATTTCCCCGGCCTCGTGCCGGGGTTTTCTGTTTGTCGGGCCGCATGCAGGCGACTCCGCCGGGGCCGAGGCGGCCTGTGACTGCGCGGTCCAGACCCTCGCCCGACGCTCCGATCGACGGTTCGGTGGAGAAGGCAGTACACCCGTTGTCCAGGTGAGTTTTTCGCCGCAGGAGCGGTGGGGCCCGCAGTGGGGGAGCAACGCTGCGGACGGCCCCACCGGCCGGTTGCCAACCGCGGTTGCGTCTGCGGCGCGCTGCGGGCGGGCCATGGATATACATCCTTGTATATCCAATACAGAAATGTAGAGTTGTGGCTGCGATCACGTTCAGCCCCTTCCTCCGGCGCTTGGCCCGCTGCCCGCCGAGGTCTCCGGCCCGGGATGCCCCGACCCAAGGAGCAGATATGCAGTCGACGAAGCCCGGTGACTGGGTCGAGACCGCACCCACCCTCGAGGACATCGACTTCGCCGGGTACCGGATGAACATCCCCACCGATCGCTACATCTGTCCGGAGATCGCCGAGCGCGAGGCCGAGCAGATCTGGAAGAAGGTCTGGCGCGTGGTGGGCCGGGTCAGTGAACTGCCCGAGACGGGGGACTGGAAGGAATACCGCATCCGCGACCAGTCCTATGTGATCGTCCGGGGCAAGGACGAGCGGATCCGGGGCTTCGTCAATGCCTGCCGGCACCGGGGGAACCGACTGTGCGAGGGCGCCGGCAACGCCAAGCGGGGCCTGCTCTGCCAATACCACCTGTGGTCCTACGGCCTCGATGGCCATCTGCGGGGCGTGCTGCGGGAGAAGGAGAACACACTGTCCCCGCTGGACAAGGAGGGGCTCTCGCTGCTGCCGGTGGCGGTCGAGTGCCTCGCCGGCTTCATCTTCCTCAATCCCGACCCTGATGCCGAACCGCTGAGTGAGTTTCTGGGACCCGAAATCGCCGAGATGCTCCAGCCCTACCACCTCGATGAGATGGTCACGGTGATGGACGTCAAAGAGGACCTGGAATGTAACTGGAAGGTTGTCATGGACGCCTTCGAGGAGGGCTATCACATCTCCGGGATCCACCCCCAGTTGCTGCGCGTCATCATGATCGACCCCTACAAGAGTCGGTACAAGCTTCTGGACAAGCACAGCATCTCCATGGCCCCGTTCGAAGTGGCCAATGCCGACACGTACAGCGCCGAAGAGCAAGTCGAAGGAATCCTGGAGCTGCCCGAGACCTTCCCCTCGGTGCAGGCGTCACTGCCACGGTTTCAGGAGCTGGTCGACGAATACCGGGATCAGGGGCGCGAGCTGGCGTTCCCCGAGGGGGTCACCGCGCGCACCCTGCTGCAGCGGGCAACCCGGGAAACCCTGCGCGGGATGGGCCTGGACGTCGACGGGTTGACCGATGCGCAGATGAGCGACAACCACGGCTGGGTGCTGTTCCCGAATTTCTTCATGACGATCCGTGCCGGTGAGGCAACCGTCATCATGTCCGAACCGCACCCCAGCGGTGATCCGAACAGATGCTCCTGGCACATCATGAGTTTCATGTGGCTGCCCGAAGAGCACCGCGGCGCCTTCAAGGCCGAGCCCATCGTGGTGGACGAGCCGGGTTCATACAAGTATTTCCTTGCCCTGCAGCAGGATTACGAACAGATGCCGCGTCAGCAGATCGGTCTGCGCAACGAGCGGTTGAAGCACATGTCATTGGTCAAAGAGGAGATCGTGATCGCCCATTACCACTCCGTCGTCGACCGCTACCTGGCCGGCGCCATCTAGTCTTGCCCGGGCATCGCGACTCAGCCATCCTCTCAACAAGATTGGGGCGACCTCGATGAGCGATATCGACTCCGTGATCGACAACCACCACGGCAACACGCGCACGGTATTGGAGTACAGCCGCACCGTGGGCAGGTTGGTGCACGAAGCCAAGAAGCCGGGGTTCACCGTCGAAAGCTGGGCTCCGCTCGCGCGGCTGGTCGACACCGAGAACTTCGTGCGTGTCGGGAACTTCAAAGAAGTCATGAACTGGGCGCAATACACGGCCTTTCTGACGGGCTGGGCAACGGCGTCCCTGTGGGACGCCACCTTCCGGCGGATCAGCACGGTCGAGGGGATTGTGTTCCTCGAGCTCGAGGAACACAGCACGATCGGGGACTTCCACAGCGTGGTGAACTCGGCCAGCATCTACGAGTTCGACGATGCCGGCAGGATCGCCCGCGTCGATGTCTACCTACAGATGGAACTGCCCAGCCCGG
It encodes:
- a CDS encoding phosphotransferase family protein, which codes for MSAQGLGEGPLDDVTELSGGTQNVMLRFTRAGRSYVLRRGPRHLRPRSNAVMLRETRLLAALAGTDVPHPGLIAVCDDAAVLGDAVFYLMEPVDGFNASGDLPALHAGDPTVRYGMGLSMADALAKLGAVDHVAVGLADYGKPDGFLERQVPRWLAELDSYGQFENYPGPDLPGLHEVAAWLQRNVPTSWQPGILHGDYHAANVMFSPTGPEVAAIVDWEMSTIGDPLLDLGWLLATWRQDDGSSVFSHTLTGMDGLASTADLIQRYAAGSSRDLSQIGWYTVMAGFKLAIVIEGTLARASAGMADREVGETLHQAAVWLFERAQTTWMAGAT
- a CDS encoding nuclear transport factor 2 family protein, with translation MARSPQEIFDHHLKALLAGDVDELLVDYSDDSELITAAGVARGRGEIRAAFSQLSAALADAEFEIKSQTYSGDVLLLEWSLAAAAFEVDGVDTFVFGDDSIRVQTISQQARPKS
- a CDS encoding response regulator transcription factor, which codes for MARADGKPITVLVVDDETVLAEMVSMALRYEGWTTVTAGDGASAIAAAKAERPDVVVLDVMLPDMSGLDVLHRLRDINPRLPVLFLTAKDGLEDRLAGLTAGGDDYVTKPFSIEEVVLRLRALLRRSGVSTAEAGAQIVVGDLVLDEDSHEVTRGGDPITLTSTEFELLRYLMHNARRVLSKAQILDRVWGYDFGGRANIVELYISYLRKKIDNGREPMIHTLRGAGYVLKPAG
- a CDS encoding sensor histidine kinase; protein product: MCSSRLGKSPHAGTGRNWSLRARLLVSQIVLLTVACLGIGAVTELALYQFLVSQLDHQLQDASHRSARLHGHPLAAHRHHRPRPGPGPDFLDAPGQPAGMVGAVVDPGGPTAEGPDVQAGYLSTSGQREQLSPSAAAQLSEVTAGAPAVTRRLEGIGRYRVVATTARRGDDVVVTGLPLAAVEDTMVRVLLIFGLVTLVAVAAVAAAAGVVTRRALAPLRRVAQTAGEVAGLPLDRGEVTLPVRVAESDANPRTEVGQLGAAVNRMLDHMAAALATRQASETRVRQFVADASHELRTPLTAIRGYTELAQRIPVSDGADSAALSHALSRVQSETERMTQLVEDLLLLARLDSGRPLEHEPVDLSRLAVDTVSDAHVGGPEHHWRLELPDEPVIVPGDAARLHQVVANLLTNAAVHTGPGTMVTLRLGVDGREAVLSVTDDGPGIQAQFAAEIFQRFARGDTSRSRTGGSTGLGLAIASAVVRAHRGSIAVSSAPGRTVFTVRLPR
- a CDS encoding alkyl/aryl-sulfatase, with protein sequence MDNQPVSASIEAAHAQLRATLPFDDTADFADADRGFIAALTPCVITAADGRVVWDNDSYDFLAGDPPTSVHPSLWRQSQLAAKQGLYEVVEGIYQVRGLDISNITFVEGDHGVIVIDPLISTEVAAAALALYRAHRGGDRPVTAVIYTHSHIDHFGGVLGVTSQVDVDAGRVAVVAPEGFIEHAVAENVYAGTAMLRRAGYMYGTVLARGPRGQVGCGLGQNTSTGEVSVIVPTVSISHTGQTLDIDGVRIEFQMAPGTEAPAEMHFYFPQFRALCMAENATHNQHNLLTLRGALVRDPRAWAGYLTEAIDTFAGRSDVVFASHHWPTWGTERIAQYLGLQRDLYAYLHDQTLRLLNRGFTGAEIAEEFALPPALDNAWHARGYYGSVSHNVKAVYQRYLGWFDGNPARLWPHPPEALGPRYTAAMGGLDRVVELAAAAFEDGDFRWAATLLDHAMFTDSDHAGARALYADTLEQLAFGSENATWRNFFLSGATELRTGTFGTAGNVTSAALLAQLSPEQLFESLAIRVNGPRAWDLELALDVVFADTGVNYRLTLCNGVLVHRKTPADPGSADLTVTAADKSALLMALVGAGTVEFSGDPTAWTTLRDVLEHPDPNFNIVTP
- a CDS encoding histidine phosphatase family protein — its product is MQLLLIRHALPLRSEYGQGSDPELSETGFAQAQRLPDALARFPITRLVSSPQRRAIQTAEPLAEQLGLGIDIDERFAEYDRELAGYLPIEQLRTERPQDWARMAQGHLPAGVDEAAFCARVAAALADVAAGAAPDDTIAVFSHGGVINVVLHQILGTQRLLSFPIDYVSVTRLLYSRSGQAAVASTNCTEHVWDLLPRNQARLPGGQHAAG
- a CDS encoding LapA family protein; amino-acid sequence: MSSDSTMPVDPQGHPSTPPPPPASMPFTRAGALWSALIAGFLVLIVLLVFIMQNTGPVDLAFFAWTWNLPKGVAILLAAISGGLLTALVGTARIFQLRRAAKRNIAAQR
- a CDS encoding putative glycolipid-binding domain-containing protein, giving the protein MSAAPSGPWPAILTWRAPDAPRMESVRVQLSGNRIRANGRIVAGATTEHPAFGVYYDLHTDESGATKRLGLTVTLAERERQLVIARDEENMWLITDARGQSRAGYDGALDVDMLFSPFFNTLPIRRARLHERAAAITLPTLYLNLPEMSVVAATATYSSVGTGPGIKVITPGTDARGTIVTVDSEGFVIDYPGLATRI
- a CDS encoding prephenate dehydrogenase, translated to MCVLGLGLIGGSVLRAAAAAGRTAFGYNRSADGVNAATADGFDATTELDRALTRAADTDALIVIAVPVPALQMLLGPIARLAPDCPLTDVTSVKNPVLDEIAAAGLQARFVGGHPMAGTAHSGWPAGHADLFKGAPWVISVDDHVDPAVFTTVLDLILDCGSVAVPARSEEHDAAAAAISHLPHLLAEALAVTAADVPLAFALAAGSFRDGTRVAGTAPDLVRAMCEANWRRLLPALDRAIALLSDARDSLSASDSVAELVNKGHAARTRYDSFPRTEIVTVVVGAEDWRRELAAAGRAGGVIRSALPTRDSR
- a CDS encoding tRNA adenosine deaminase-associated protein, encoding MEAQGPSTQDRPADTLDGFGMAVVREDGRWRCTSMRAAALTSLAGAETELRELRSSGAVFGLINVDHEFFVIVRPGPAGTRLLLSDATAALDYDLADEVLEAIDADIDTADLEDADPFEEGDLGVLADIGLPAAVLSVILDEADLAIEEQLHRIASEMGFDDELSAALPRRRR
- a CDS encoding nucleoside deaminase gives rise to the protein MTGSPSDEDLIRAALVAAGQAGPRDVPVGAVVVGADGTVLAQAANAREALADPTAHAEMLAIRAAAAVLGDGWRLTGATLAVTLEPCTMCAGALVAARVARLVFGAFEPKTGAVGSLWDVARDRRLNHRPQVRGGVLAAECAAPLEAFFARQRLG